The genome window CTGGACTGCATGGAATGCGGTAGTTGTGTTTATCAATGCCCCGCGAAGCGTAACATCGTCCAATATATAAGGTATGCCAAAGCGCAAAATGCAATCCAGGCACAAAAAGAAAAAGCAAAGGTGGCTGTATAGAATGGTAAATGAAGAGAGTCTAAAAATGAATCTTCTCACTGTCTCGCCGTCACCACATATAACCTCAAATGAATCCATACCTAAAATTATGTGGTCGGTGAGCGCGGCATTGGCGCCGGCAGTAATTTTCGCCGCCTGGTACTTCGGTATGCCAGCCATAATTACAATGCTGGTGGGAGTTGTTTCAGCGGTCGCAACCGAATATGTGGTGCAGACAATAAGAAAAAAAGAAATCACCGTAAATGATGGCAGCGCATTTTTAACAGGACTTTTACTAGCTATGTGTCTTCCTCCCAATCTTCCCTGGTATATGACCGCGTCAGGGTCGTTCCTGGCGATTGCTGTCGCCAAGCACTCCTTGGGAGGCCTCGGGTACAACATATTCAACCCGGCGCACATCGGCCGCGCCGCGTTAATGGTTTCATGGCCTATTGCCATGACCACATGGACAAAGATGACAACCCAGATTGATGTGGTTTCCAGCGCCACCCCGCTGAACATTTTAAAGCAGCAGGGATACGCCAAGTTAATTGAAACATTCGGCGACGCGCCTAATATGTACAAAGCAATGTTGATAGGAACGCGCAACGGCAGTATCGGCGAAACGTCCGCGATTCTGCTGATACTTGGAGGTCTTTTCCTGATTTATAAAGGTTATGTGAAATGGGAAGTCCCTGTTGTAATGATCGGCACCGTGGGAATATTAACCTGGGTGTTCGGTCCGTCCGGATTATTTACCGGAGACGCGATATTCCACATGTTGGCCGGGGGATTGATGATCGGCGCATTCTTTATGGCAACCGACATGGTTACCATTCCAATTACCCGCAAGGGACAAATTATTTTTGCCCTGGGCGCCGGCCTGCTAACCGTCCTTATTCGCTTAAAAGGCGGTTATCCCGAAGGCGTATGCTATTCCATTCTTTTAATGAACTGTGTAACGCCTTTGATTGACCGCTATGTAAAACCAAAAAAATTCGGAGCGAGGAGGTAGTTAAATGTCTGCCGGGCATGATGAAGGAAACAACAGCATTTTAAAAATCGCGTTAAACCTGGCCATGGCCTGCTTTGTTTCAGGGTTGATTATAGCCGGTATTTATTTTATAACAGCCGACGCGGCGGCGCAAAAGGCTGTGGAATTAAAAAATTCCGCGATGAAAGCCCTGGTCCAGGACGCAAATAAATTTGAACCGATAGAAGGCCGTGAAGGCTGGTTTAAAGCGGAAAAAGACGGAAAAACCATTGCGTATGTAGTAACGTCGGAAAGCAAAGGTTTCGGCGGAGCCATAAAAATGCTGGTCGCCGTAACTAGCGACGGAAAAGTGCTCAATTACGACATCACTGGTCACAACGAAACCCCCGGCCTTGGCGACAAGGCAAATCTGGAACCATTCAAGAGTCAGTTTAGAGGTAAGAAGGCTGAACAATTAACGGTAGTGAAAGATCCCGCCAACAAAGAGAATATTCAAGCCATGACAGGCGCTACAATTTCTTCCAGAGCCGTAACCAACGGTGTTAAAAAAGCGGTAGAAGAAGTTGTAGAGTTTACGGGGGGGAAATAATATGACAGAATTATGGAATATATATAAAAAAGGATTGGTTTTGGAAAACCCGATTTTCGTCCTGGCGCTAAGCCTATGCCCTGCGCTGGCGGTTACCAGCTCCGTTCTAAATGCTCTAACCATGGGCTTGACGGTCCTTTTTGTGATAACTTGCAATAATGTTTCCGTTTCCATAATCAGGAACCTTGTCAACCCCAAAGTGCGTGTTCCGGTGTATATTGTTTCTATTGCCACTATAGTTACCGTGGTGCAGTTGTTATTGCAGGCGTATTTCCCGCTCCTTTACAAAGCTTTGGGCATATACCTGGCGCTGGTCGTGGTTTTCGCCATCATTCTGGCAAGAGCCGAGGTTTTTGCCTCCAAGAACGGTGTCGTACGTTCGTTCTTTGACGGTTTGGGAATGGGGTCCGGCTTCTGCATCGCCATGGTGATAATCGGGTCTATCCGTGAAATCATAGGGGCCGGTACGTTTTTAGGTATTCAGGTCATGCCTGCTTCATACAACGCTCCGCTTATGCTAATCCTGCCCGCAGGCGCATTTATATTAATTGGTTATTTGGTTGCGTTATGTAAAATGTGGGTCCAGCATATTGAAAAACAACAATCCAAGGCTTAGGGAGGGAGAGCATTGTGGAATATTTAACACTATTTATTAGTGCGGTAATTGTAAATAACTTTGTTTTGACAAGATTTTTAGGCTTGTGTATCTTCTTTGGAGTTTCCAAGAACTTTAGCGCGTCTTTAGGTATGGGCATGGCGGTTACGTCGGTTATTACGCTGAGTTCAACGCTGGCCTGGCTGGTTTACACCTTTGTTTTGGTGCCGTTTAAGTTACAATTCCTGACAACAGTTGTTTTCGTCCTGCTTATCGCCTCCTTTGTGCAGTTATTAGAGATGATTATCAAGAAGCATGTGCCGACTCTATACAACATGTGGGGGGTTTACCTTCTGTTAATCGCGACTAACTGTATAGTGCTCAGCGTGCCCCTCTTAAATGTTGAGTCCAGCTTCTCATTAGGTAAAAGTATTGTACACGCTATCGGATCCGGTGTGGGGTTCGGCGTGGCTATCGTTCTGATGGCAAGTTTAAGGGAAAAGCTGAGACTGGCCGACGTGCCGAAGGCGCTGGAAGGGTTAGGAGTCGCTTTTATCCTGGCTGGTATGCTGGCGCTGTCCTTCCTTGGTTTTTCCGGCATGATAGCTCTTTAAGAGCTGGAAAGGAGATGTGAGTAAATGCAAATCGCCCTAATGGTTTTGATAGTTATGCTGCTCACGGGAGTAGTATTTGGCTTTGTTCTCGCGTTTGCGAATAAAAAGTTTTCTATAGAAGTAAACCCGTTAATCCATATAGTTGAGGAGGCATTGCCCAAGGGTCAGTGCGGCGCCTGTGGTTTTGCCGGATGTATGGCCTATGCGGAAGCCGTGGTATTGAATCCGGATGTGCCTCCAAACATGTGTGTTCCCGGTAAGGCGCCTGTCGCAAAAATTGTAGGTGAGTTGACCGGCAAGGCCGCTCCCGCGGTAGATCCCAGAATTGCTCATGTCAGGTGCTCCGGTTCCCCCGGAGTAGCGGTCATAAAGTACCAGTATAAGGGTGTTGAGGATTGCGCGGCGGCTAATTTGCTGCAGGGCGGTCAGAAAAGCTGCCAATACGGCTGTCTCGGGTTTGGGACATGCGTGAAGAATTGTCCTTTCGGCGCGATGACGATGCTGCCCAGCGGCCTTCCCCATGTTGATCCGGAAAAGTGCACTGGTTGCGGCAAGTGTGAATCTGTATGTCCCAAGGGTGTTATCGAAATGCTGTTGGTCGGCGCGAAAGTCGGCGTTAATTGCAACTCAAAAGACAAGGGCGCTGTCGCGAAGAAAAACTGCGCCGCCGCCTGCATTGGCTGCGGCCTATGCAAGAAGAACTGCGAGCATGACGCAATCAAGCTGGCGAACAACTTGGCAACGGTTGATTATAAAATATGCATGGAAAAATGCGACAATCCTACATGCCTTGCTAAATGTCCCACAAAAGCGATCGAAGCTGTCGTAAAAGATTCTGTTGCGCAAAAAGTTGCAGTTTAACGTTATAGGAAAGGGGACACACCTCTCTTAAAAGCCTGACTTTGGGTCGGAGGAATGTCCCCAAAATATCAACTAATTATACGATATTGTCCAAATTTATTTCGAGTAGGTGTAGTTTGCATTTACTAAGGTTGATTAACTTAAAAATGCGGACTACACCATCTTGTATTGAACGGCATATAAAAAAGCTGCTCCGGGCATAATAATTCAGCCTTTCCTTTCGACAATCGCAATGAACTTATTATTTCCTACCATTGCTAAGACTTCCCCGGCTCCGCATTTATTAGGTTTTACTTTAATAAAAAAGAAGCTTCCGTGTAGCGGCAATAACCGGGGTGTTGGAAGGGGCTATAATTTTGGGGCATAAATAAGCGGCGAGTTTGTTCTTGGTGAGGTGTAAAAATAATTGAAGCGTTGGCGTCTGGTTATAAGTTTATTATTTGTTATTTTTGCCTGTTCGGGTTGTGGGCTAAAGTCTGCGCAACTTAAGGAATTTACTGATGAAAAATTTATTATGGATACGTTGATCCAGGTAACTCTATACAGTGATGATGAACAGAGAGGAAAGGAAGCTCTGGATAAAACGTTTGCCGAATTTGAGAAGATTAATAATTTAACTGATAGATTTCCAAAAGAAGGGAAAAATGCTTCCGCGTCCAGCGACGTGATCAAGATCAACGAAAATGCCGGAATTAAGCCTGTTCAGGTTAGCGCCGATACCCTTAACATTGTTCAACGCTCGCTTTATTACGCGCAGTTGTCCGGCGGTTCTTTTGATATTACAGTTGGACCAATTATGGACCTGTGGGGTTTTGGAAAAAACGTGCAGCGCGTTCCCTCTGATGAGCAGATTAAAAAGGCGCTGAGCCTGGTGGACTACAGGAAAGTCATGGTTGATCCGAATAATGGGACGGTTTATTTGCAAAAGCCGGGCATGAGTTTGGATTTTGGCGGTGTCGCCAAGGGTTATGCCACAGAAGAGGCTGCTAAGATTCTCAGGGAATCAGGCATAGAGCATGCCATAATCAATGCCGGGGGAAATGTGTACGCTTTGGGCACCCGGCCGGACGGCACACCGTGGCGTGTCGGTGTCCGGGACCCGCGCGACGAAGATGGGCTTATAGCTGTTTTATCAGTAAAAGACACATCAGTAGTAACATCAGGTGATTACGAGCGGTATTTCGAAGAAGGTGGCGTTCGTTACTCCCACCTGATAGATCCGTCCACCGGGAAACAGGCCCGGGATTTAATGCAAACCACAGTGGTTGCAGAATCATCTACTGACGCCGATATTATTAATAAACCGTTGTTTGTGCTGGGTCCTCAGCGCGGGATGAGTTTAGCCAAGAGCCTTCAAGGTATTGGAGCCATCTTTGTCGGCGCGGACAAGCAAGTGACTTTCACCGATAATTTAACAAACCAATTGGAATTCACTGGTAATGGCGGTTACCAAATTATCAATCAGCAATAGAATTAGAAATTATTGCCAGTTAATTAGACGTAATTGTGAAAAATGACTGCTTGGTGAGGTCTATGAAAAACCTTAATTATTACATTATGGCAGGTCTCCTGGCGCTGGCGCTGATTAGTTTCGGAGTGTCGCATCTGGTGCAGCGCCAGATGGCGGAGGGGGATTTGAGGCTGGAGATATACGCAAACGGCCAATTATACCAAAAAATAAGCTTGTCCGAAACAATCACTGAAGAAATTAAAGTGATAAATGCAGACGGGCATTATAACGTGGTTGAAATTGAAAAAGGAAGAGCCAGGATTAAAGAGGCCGACTGTCCCAATCAAGTATGTGTCAAAACGGGATGGGTCAGTCAACCCGGCCAAATAGCCGTGTGTGTGCCAAATAAGTTTAATATCGCTGTTAAGGGAAAATCCAATAAGGTGGACACCATCTCCTACTGAGTGTCAAAAGAAGTGAGGGTTGAATACGTATAATACAAGGCGTATTACATATATTTCTATATTTATTGCCATGGCCACCGTTTTAAACATAATCGAAAGAGCAATAGTTATTCCCGGCGCAAGTCCCGGTATTAAACTGGGCTTGGCCAATATCATGGCTTTATTGTCTATAATGATGCTGGGAAGCAAGGACGCTATAATAATTGTCGCCGTCAGATGTTTTCTGGGGGCTTTGGTGGGAGGCAACCCTGTAAGTTTTTTATTTAGTATCACAGGGGGCGTGCTCAGTATTTTGGTCATGGTTATAATGTGGAAATATTTAAATAAATATGTCAGTATTGTCAGTATAAGTATGGTTGGCGCCGTGTTTCATAACATAGGGCAGTTGTTTGTAGCCAGTGTGGTCGTGCATGATTTTTCCGTTTACATTATTTTGCCTATACTGATGATATCAGCTATAATAACTGGTTACATTGTTGGTGTTGTAACAAAGCAATTATACAAGTCCTTGGGTAGTATAAATACCAAGTAGTCAGTAGTCAGTATTCAGTAGTCAGAATAAAAGAATAAATGAATAAAAGAATAAATGAATTGTTTAACGTCCTTATATTCCCCGTGAATGCTGATTACTGACTTCTGTACGTCTGTATAATTAGCCATAAAATATTGTCTTAAATTATTCTGACTACTGACTCCTGAATTCTGAATACTTTGAGATAGGATGGCGAGGCAAGTGAAAAAGGAAGCGGAAGGCATCGTTATGGCGATAGACGGCAAAATAGCGAAGGTGCGAGCGAGCAGGCACAGTGATTGTGACAGCTGCGGGGCATGCCCCGGAGATAAGGCCACGGTCATGGATGTTTACAACCGGGCTGACGCCAAGGTGGGACAGAGGGTCGTTATAGAAATACCTGAAGCCAATATGTTAAAAGCAGCCTTTGTTGTTTACATGTTGCCTCTGTTAACAACCTTTATGGGTTACTTGATTGGTGTATGGATTTCACAAAAGTATGGATTTCCGGCGTTGTTGACGGAGGTTAGCGCAAGCGTCGCCGCTTTTGTTCTGACACTTTTATATATTAAATTTTTTGACAGGTCCATGACGAAAATAAAAATGATGCCGGTCATTACGGAGATTTTATCTGAGAAGTGACCACAATCCCCAGGCGAAATGACCTGGGGATTTCCCTCTAACTATTTCGGCTCGGGTTGTTTCTAACACCAAAGAATTAACCCTTCGCACGTTTTATTAATAGCCATTTTCCATCCTTTCTAGCGATTTTTTTTAACTGGCTGATTCCTTATAATTATATTTACAGTAGCCATACCCTGAATTTATTCGGCGCGGCGCGTATGATCATCAAATGCTATGATGCCGGAGAAGACTCCTGCGGTGATGGATGAAAAATAAATAATTAAAAGAAGGATAATTTTTTAAAAAGTATAATTATATATAAGTAGATAAATAAAGAAGAATGAAAAGGGGGGGCAGTTTAGCTTTGATTTTTGCAGGCGTACTTAAAGGAAAAGTGGCAATTGTCACCGGGGCTAGGATGGGTATCGGTGAAGCAATTGCAGTAGGTTTGGCTCAGGCGGGAGCTGATTTGATGCTGATAAGCCGCCGTATTAGCGAAGATGATGAAGTTGTTAAGAGCTGTAAGGCGGAAGGCGTCAAGGTGGAAGTCATGCAAGTTGACGTGTCGAATCGTGAGCAAGTAGATGCGATGGTTGCCCAGACAATTGAGAAGTTGGGCAAAGTGGATATCCTTTTCAATAACGCTGGGGTCAGCAAGCCTGGAATGCTCTGGAACATAACTGATGATCAGTGGGACATGGTAGTGGATATCAACCTTAAGGGAACATTTAACTGCATCGCCGCCGTGGCCAAGCCGATGATGGAACAAAAGAGCGGGGCGATTATTAATGTCACATCTTCAGCCGGTCTGCTGGGCACAATCGGACAAGTTAACTATACGGCAGCGAAGGGTGGAGTTTTGGCTTTGACGAAGTCATGCGCCAAGGAACTCGCGCCTTATCAAATTACTGTCAATAATATTGCTCCGATGGCTGAAACAGACATGACCAGAAAGATTATGACGGACCCCAAAATAGCCCCGACCTATCTGGCGCGCATTCCGATGAAACGTTTTTGCAAACCTGATGAAATTGTGCCATGTATTGTTTTTCTGGCTTCGGACGGCGCACGCTATATCACCGGGCAAACGATTTGTATTGACGGTGGTATGGTCATGCCTTCATAATATAACTGACTGGATGTTTATTACAGACGGTTAGGAACTTTTTATCGGGAGGGTAAAATATGCCAAAAGATGTAGCTGTAATCGGTGTCGGCCAAAGCGCTTTCGTGCGCGGCTACCAGGGCTCAATTAGAGAACTGGCTTTTGAAGCCTTCAGAGAGGCCATGCAGGATGCAGCAATCACTGTTAAGGATGTCGGGGCGTCAGTGGTTTGCTCCGCGCCTGAGTATGACAAGCAGCGCACTCCGTCGGGGTTGATTGCCGAGTATCTCGGACTTAACCCGCAGCCCACATTTATTGTGGAGAATGTTTGCTCGTCAAGCACGTCCGGCATAAGAGTGGCTTATGGCCTAATCAAGTCCGGACTGCACGATGTGGTGGTTGTTCTGGGATTCCAAAAAATGTCCGAGATCACTTCCGCCGATTCCCAGGAGCGGATGGGACGCGGCGCGGACATTATGTTTGAGTCGCCGTTCGGCACCTTGATGCCCGCGTATTACGCCATGCATGCCAGGGGGCACTTCGCCAAATACGGCACCACTGAAGAGGATCTGGCGCTAATCAGGGTTAAGGCGGCTAGTTACGGCGTGCTTAATGAGAAGGCGGTCTACCGTAAAGCGGTAACCCTGGAGCAGGCGATGGAAGCCGGCCCGGTTTGCAGCCCGCTTAAAGTTTTTGACTGCTGCGCAAACGCGGACGGCGCGTCCTGTGTTATTATGGCCAGCGCGGACAAGGCTAAGGAAATTTGCAAAGAGCCTGTATATATTCTGGGATTGGGAGCGGCGACCGCGCCGATGAACGTTACCGGCCGGACTACTTTCGCCGGTCTTGATTGCGCCAGGCTGGCCGCCAAGGAAGCTTATGAAATGGCCGGCGTAGGCCCTCAGGATATTGATGTGGCCGAAGTTCACGACTGCTTTACAATCGCTGAGATGATGGCTTATGAGATGCTAGGTTTTGCCGAACCCGGCAAAGGGCCGGAACTCATCCGTAATCGCGAGACCTACAAAGAAGGTAAAATACCTGTTAACGTTGACGGCGGCTTGTTGTCGAAAGGTCACCCGATCGGCGCGACCGGCGGTTCGCAGGTGCGCACCATAGTGCTTCAACTGCGCAACAAAGCAGGCGCGATTCAAGTGCCTGGCGCTGAAATAGGCTTGGTTCACAATATTGGCGGCGTTGGTATTTATGGAAACGTCATTATTTTCGGGAGGTAAAGATAATGGGATTTGAGCGGTTCGGAAGTAAAAGTTTCACGTCTCAGGCCAAGGTAGCGGAATTTGTTGACTACTTGGACAAGGGCGAAGTGGCATATACAAAGTGCCGGACCTGTTCCCAGGCCTATTTCCCCCCGCGGGCAGACTGCGCTAATTGCCTGGGCAACGACATGGAGTGGAAAGCAATCGAGGGTAACGGCACAATAGCGACCTTTACTCATACGATGTATGCTCCCACCGGCTTTGAGGCCGAAGCCCCCTATACTATTGTAGTGGCGGAGTTCGGCGACGTTAAGGTTTTAGGACGGATGAGCAAGAGCGTGCCTGTTGAATCGTTATCAGTAGGCATGTCTGTTAAAGTAGAGGTTGTCAAGTTGCCTGACGGACAAGTTACCTACGAGTTTCTGCCGGCTTAGAGGATAAATCCGACCTGAATGAGGGTATGATAGTATTTGAATCGGCCTAGGCTGGTAGAGGAATATTCTCACAGATTAAGGGGGTGGTTTTTAAAACAAGTTACTGCCACCTTTGATAAGCGGTTTACTAGTTGTGAGTTTATATTGTGATAACTTGCTTATTATTTATTAAAAAATAGGAGGATGAATATGGATATTTATAAGTGGCCCCGCGAGGAAGGCATTAAGAACCACGATCTTTTCGGCGACGAGCATTTTGGCACAATGGATCAGGCCCCGTGTGTAGTATATGACAAGAGGCCGGTTGTGGATCCGAAAGGCAACGAAGTTAAGGGCCTGTACACCATTTGGTTAACCCTTAACAACCCCAAACAGTTCAACTCGTACACCACCGAGATGGTGAAAGGCGTTATCGCCGGCTTGCACCGCGCTTCGATGGACCGTGAGGTAGTGGCCGTTATCTTTACCGCTGTCGGCGACAAGGCGTTCTGCACCGGCGGCAACACTGTTGAATACGCCCACTATTACAGCATGAAGCCGCACGAATACGCCCTCTACATGGACCTCTTCAATGCCATGGTTGACGCTCTCTATATGTGCAAGAAGCCGGTTATCTGCCGGGCGAACGGAATGCGCGTAGCCGGCGGCCAAGAAATCGGCATGGCCACCGACATCACCATTTCTTCCGACATGGCCATTTACGGCCAGGCTGGCCCCCGCCACGGTTCTGCTCCGGCCGGCGGCTCCACCGACTATATCATGTGGTATCTGGGCGCTGAAAAAGGTATGTGGAACTGCATTTCCTGCGAAATGTGGAGCGCCTATAAAATGGAAAACAACGGCATGATCACCAAAGCCCTGCCGATTCTCAAAAAAGACGGCAAGTTCATCAGAAACCCACAGGTTATTACAGACAAGTACATTGAAGACGGCGCTGTCGTATACGGCGAATTCAAGACCGGCGCCGAGGCGAAGGAAGCCAAAGCCCTTATCGCAGAATGTGAAACCGACTTCTCACTGGTCGACGCCGAAATCAACAAGCTGGTCTGGACCTTCACCAACCTTATGCCGCAATGCTTGATGTTCTCCATCGACGGCATCCGCCAGAAGAAAAAATATTTCTGGGATATGTCCAAGCTGCCTAACAGACACTGGCTGGCTGCAAACATGAACGGTGAAGCTTATCTCGGCTTCAACGCTTTCAGCAACAAGAAGCTCACCGGCGGCGTAGACGTTTGCGACTTCATCGAATACCGCCGGATGTGCGCGGAAGGCAAGCCGTTTACTCAAGAACTGCTTGATGCCGTATTGCCGAAGCGTGTTTAATAGCAGATTGATATCTTAAACCGAAATCTGAAGAAGTTTATTAAAACTGAAGCGAAGGGGTGGCTAACGCCCCTTCGCTTGTAACGGGAAGGAGGTTTACTCTTGAGCTACGAATTTGTAAAGGTGAAAAACGAGGGCGGTATTGTAAATATCACCCTGGACAAAGCTCCGCTGAATGTCCTCAATATCGCCATGATGGAAGAGTTAATCCTCGCCTTTAAATGGGCGCAGCAGGAAGAAGGGCAAATAATCCTTCTGGACGCGGCCGGCAAGGCCTTTTCAGCGGGAGTGGATGTGGGCGACCATACGCCGGACAAGGTTGACGCGATGATCGACGTTTTCGACCGGCTGCTGCTGACCATGTACGAGATGGAAAAACCGATTGTCTGCGCGGTGAACGGGGCGGCCCTCGGCGGCGGCTGCGAACTGGTGATTTTCAGTGACGTGGTTGTCGCCTCCGAAAAAGCGAAGCTCGGCCAGCCGGAAATAGCGGTTGGAGTGTTCCCGCCTATCGCCTGTTACGTAATGCCGCATATTTTGTCCTGGCCCAGGGCTTTGGAACTGCTGTTAAGCGGTGAAGTGATCGGAGCGGCGAGAGCTGAGTATATTGGGCTGGTTAACGCGGTGCTGCCGGCGGAAAACTTCGCCGAAGGGGTACAAGAGTATATCAAGAAATTCCTTGCCAACAGCGGATTTGTGCTGGCAAAAACCAAAAAAGCGGCGCGCGCCGGCTTGAACAAAGGATTTGCTGAAGGCTTGAAAGAAATTGACAGAATATACTTGAAAGAATTGATGCCTTCACACGACGCCAAAGAAGGCTTGACTGCTTTTATGGAGAAACGCAAGCCGGTTTGGACGGGGAAATAAAGAACCGTTAGTTATTTAAATAAAAAGGGGGTAAACGATAATGGATGTACCGACCAAGATTAATACTTGGCAAATGGTTGAGCCCGGTAAGCTGGAAAAAACAACTATCGATGTGCCGGAACTTAAGCCCGGTGAAGCTCTGGTTAAGATCGCCGGTTGCGGTGTTTGCCACACTGACGTCGGCTACTTTTATGATGGTGTTCCGACAGTGACCAAGCCGCCCCTAACGCTCGGCCACGAGATTGCCGGAACTGTTGTTGCCGGTGAGGCAAGTTTAATCGGCAAAGAAGTTATCGTGCCGGCTGTTATGCCTTGCGAAAACTGCGCCATTTGCGCTGCCGGCCACGGCAACCGCTGCCTGAAGCAGGCGATGCCCGGCAACAGCCTGGGGATTTACGGCGGCTTTTCGGATTATATTCCGGTTCCCGCCGGTGACCTGTGCGTAGTTGAAGACAAGAAAGACTTTTCTTTAGAAACGCTGTCTGTTGTTGCCGACGCGATTACCTCCCCGTATCAGGCTGCCATGAAGGCCGGCGTTAAAGAAGGAGACGTTGCGATCGTTATTGGCGGCACCGGTGGAATCGGCGTGTACATGACTCAGATCGTCGCGGCGTTGGGCGCCAAAGAAGTTATCGTAATTGCCAGAAATAAAGAAAAACTAGAGCGCGCTCTTAGTTTCGGGGCGACATACACGATCAGCACCCTGGACAAAGACGCTAAAGCGATTTCCGGTGATTTCAGGGCTTATTCAAAAGAAAAGAAATTGCCTAACTGGGGGCTGAAAATTTTTGAGTGCACCGGAACGAAAGCCGGCCAGGAAATCGCGCTGGGATTGCTTACATTCCTCAGCAAATTGATGATCGTCGGTTTTGGCATGGTCAAGA of Pelotomaculum isophthalicicum JI contains these proteins:
- a CDS encoding FAD:protein FMN transferase translates to MKRWRLVISLLFVIFACSGCGLKSAQLKEFTDEKFIMDTLIQVTLYSDDEQRGKEALDKTFAEFEKINNLTDRFPKEGKNASASSDVIKINENAGIKPVQVSADTLNIVQRSLYYAQLSGGSFDITVGPIMDLWGFGKNVQRVPSDEQIKKALSLVDYRKVMVDPNNGTVYLQKPGMSLDFGGVAKGYATEEAAKILRESGIEHAIINAGGNVYALGTRPDGTPWRVGVRDPRDEDGLIAVLSVKDTSVVTSGDYERYFEEGGVRYSHLIDPSTGKQARDLMQTTVVAESSTDADIINKPLFVLGPQRGMSLAKSLQGIGAIFVGADKQVTFTDNLTNQLEFTGNGGYQIINQQ
- a CDS encoding thiolase C-terminal domain-containing protein, which translates into the protein MPKDVAVIGVGQSAFVRGYQGSIRELAFEAFREAMQDAAITVKDVGASVVCSAPEYDKQRTPSGLIAEYLGLNPQPTFIVENVCSSSTSGIRVAYGLIKSGLHDVVVVLGFQKMSEITSADSQERMGRGADIMFESPFGTLMPAYYAMHARGHFAKYGTTEEDLALIRVKAASYGVLNEKAVYRKAVTLEQAMEAGPVCSPLKVFDCCANADGASCVIMASADKAKEICKEPVYILGLGAATAPMNVTGRTTFAGLDCARLAAKEAYEMAGVGPQDIDVAEVHDCFTIAEMMAYEMLGFAEPGKGPELIRNRETYKEGKIPVNVDGGLLSKGHPIGATGGSQVRTIVLQLRNKAGAIQVPGAEIGLVHNIGGVGIYGNVIIFGR
- the rsxE gene encoding electron transport complex subunit RsxE; protein product: MTELWNIYKKGLVLENPIFVLALSLCPALAVTSSVLNALTMGLTVLFVITCNNVSVSIIRNLVNPKVRVPVYIVSIATIVTVVQLLLQAYFPLLYKALGIYLALVVVFAIILARAEVFASKNGVVRSFFDGLGMGSGFCIAMVIIGSIREIIGAGTFLGIQVMPASYNAPLMLILPAGAFILIGYLVALCKMWVQHIEKQQSKA
- a CDS encoding electron transport complex protein RnfA, with the translated sequence MVEYLTLFISAVIVNNFVLTRFLGLCIFFGVSKNFSASLGMGMAVTSVITLSSTLAWLVYTFVLVPFKLQFLTTVVFVLLIASFVQLLEMIIKKHVPTLYNMWGVYLLLIATNCIVLSVPLLNVESSFSLGKSIVHAIGSGVGFGVAIVLMASLREKLRLADVPKALEGLGVAFILAGMLALSFLGFSGMIAL
- a CDS encoding NusG domain II-containing protein → MKNLNYYIMAGLLALALISFGVSHLVQRQMAEGDLRLEIYANGQLYQKISLSETITEEIKVINADGHYNVVEIEKGRARIKEADCPNQVCVKTGWVSQPGQIAVCVPNKFNIAVKGKSNKVDTISY
- a CDS encoding RnfABCDGE type electron transport complex subunit D, giving the protein MVNEESLKMNLLTVSPSPHITSNESIPKIMWSVSAALAPAVIFAAWYFGMPAIITMLVGVVSAVATEYVVQTIRKKEITVNDGSAFLTGLLLAMCLPPNLPWYMTASGSFLAIAVAKHSLGGLGYNIFNPAHIGRAALMVSWPIAMTTWTKMTTQIDVVSSATPLNILKQQGYAKLIETFGDAPNMYKAMLIGTRNGSIGETSAILLILGGLFLIYKGYVKWEVPVVMIGTVGILTWVFGPSGLFTGDAIFHMLAGGLMIGAFFMATDMVTIPITRKGQIIFALGAGLLTVLIRLKGGYPEGVCYSILLMNCVTPLIDRYVKPKKFGARR
- a CDS encoding Gx transporter family protein — translated: MNTYNTRRITYISIFIAMATVLNIIERAIVIPGASPGIKLGLANIMALLSIMMLGSKDAIIIVAVRCFLGALVGGNPVSFLFSITGGVLSILVMVIMWKYLNKYVSIVSISMVGAVFHNIGQLFVASVVVHDFSVYIILPILMISAIITGYIVGVVTKQLYKSLGSINTK
- the rnfB gene encoding RnfABCDGE type electron transport complex subunit B — its product is MQIALMVLIVMLLTGVVFGFVLAFANKKFSIEVNPLIHIVEEALPKGQCGACGFAGCMAYAEAVVLNPDVPPNMCVPGKAPVAKIVGELTGKAAPAVDPRIAHVRCSGSPGVAVIKYQYKGVEDCAAANLLQGGQKSCQYGCLGFGTCVKNCPFGAMTMLPSGLPHVDPEKCTGCGKCESVCPKGVIEMLLVGAKVGVNCNSKDKGAVAKKNCAAACIGCGLCKKNCEHDAIKLANNLATVDYKICMEKCDNPTCLAKCPTKAIEAVVKDSVAQKVAV
- a CDS encoding SoxR reducing system RseC family protein; this encodes MKKEAEGIVMAIDGKIAKVRASRHSDCDSCGACPGDKATVMDVYNRADAKVGQRVVIEIPEANMLKAAFVVYMLPLLTTFMGYLIGVWISQKYGFPALLTEVSASVAAFVLTLLYIKFFDRSMTKIKMMPVITEILSEK
- a CDS encoding RnfABCDGE type electron transport complex subunit G; translated protein: MSAGHDEGNNSILKIALNLAMACFVSGLIIAGIYFITADAAAQKAVELKNSAMKALVQDANKFEPIEGREGWFKAEKDGKTIAYVVTSESKGFGGAIKMLVAVTSDGKVLNYDITGHNETPGLGDKANLEPFKSQFRGKKAEQLTVVKDPANKENIQAMTGATISSRAVTNGVKKAVEEVVEFTGGK
- a CDS encoding SDR family NAD(P)-dependent oxidoreductase, with protein sequence MIFAGVLKGKVAIVTGARMGIGEAIAVGLAQAGADLMLISRRISEDDEVVKSCKAEGVKVEVMQVDVSNREQVDAMVAQTIEKLGKVDILFNNAGVSKPGMLWNITDDQWDMVVDINLKGTFNCIAAVAKPMMEQKSGAIINVTSSAGLLGTIGQVNYTAAKGGVLALTKSCAKELAPYQITVNNIAPMAETDMTRKIMTDPKIAPTYLARIPMKRFCKPDEIVPCIVFLASDGARYITGQTICIDGGMVMPS